DNA sequence from the Parasphaerochaeta coccoides DSM 17374 genome:
CATAAGTTTCATCTCAATGCTGCTGCGGATTGAAAAAAAGGAAGTGCGGGAAAGCAAAAACGTCAGACGCTCGGTGGCGGAAAACGTGACGGCTACCATGAGCCAATATGGTTTGCAGTGTGTCTTTGGTCTTCTGCTCACTATAGCCCTGATATCTACTTTCTTCCCCGACTTATTCCCCGCCTTCGGCTACATTTTGCCGCTGAGTTTTGAGCTGGGAGCCGGACAGGCTTATTCCATAGGGCTGTCGTGGGAATCCATGGGTTTCACAGGCGCAAGCTCCATAGGACTGACGGTCGCCGCGATTGGATTCATCGTGGGTAATGTGGGCGGAGTCATCCTGATAAACCGCGCGGTGAGACTGGGTTGGATTGACAAGAAATACCAGGAAACCATGAAGGTTGAATCAGTGCGTACCGGCTTTGTCTCAAAAAGCGAAGAAAAGGTCACCGGTTCTTTGATTACCACTGACGGAGAATCACTTGATACCCTGAGCTATCATATAGCTCTTGTAATGGGCACATATCTGATTAGTTGGGGTGTCCTTAAAGGGATTCATGCTCTCCTTAGCCTGGCCGGTCCTTTAGGCGAAGAATTTGCTACGAGCCTCTGGGGAATCAATTTCATATTCAGTGCCCTATGCGCCATCGGGGTCAAGAACATCTGCGTAAAAATCGGCATTGCCCATACTATAGACGACCACACCCTGAACCGGATTAGCGGTCTATCGGTTGACTTGACCGTCGCTTCATCACTGGGAGCCATCTCCCTTGCAGCCATCACCGGTTACTGGATTCCCATTATCTTCATGGTAATCGTCGGTATCCTGCTGACGGTATTCCTCCTTCCTTACATGTGTTCCCGCCTCTTTCATGACCATAGTTTCTTCCGCATGCTTCTCATCTACGGAACCGCGACAGGAACACTGCCTACCGGTCTTGCCCTTGTGCGGGTGGTTGACCCCGATTTCGAAACGCCTGCCGTATCTGATTACATGTACAGCACGGGCATTGTATTTATTCTTGCCGTGCCCCTGCTCTTGTCAATCAACCTCCCTGCGATGAGCCGAACCATGAATAATCCGTCCCTTTTCTGGATTGCCTTGGGGATTTCTGCCATCTATATGTTCGGTTCTCTTATAGCGTATGTGAAGATGTCGGGGAAAAGGGCGTTGATTCAACCAAGAAAATTCTTTTATATCCCTGCGAAGGACAAGGACTGAAAGGTACTAGCGAAAAACAATGTCTTTACTACAGAGGGAATGGGGTTGTTGCAAAAGTTTGTGGCATCCCCGTTTTTTATAATTCCCATTATTTTGCACATCACACATTTGAAACGGTATTAATTTACTAAATTTACGCCTTAAATCATCAAATAACCCGAAAGTATTATATGGTTTTCTCTGCTTTTCCTGCAAAATAATACCTTTGGGTAATAGCTTTCTGCCATCACCACGTTTATACTACTTTATTAATTACTACCATATGCGTAAGCTGGCATGTCATCATCTTCTTCATGGAGAAAGGAAAAGACACTATGAGAGAGAGAGAGAGAGAGAGAGAGAGAGAGAGACTAAACTAAGCGTCATGGTCTTCCTGACCATCCTGATGCTTCTCATCACCTTTATTTCATGCGACAACAAGCTGAATATTTCAAATACCAATGCAGTGCGTTTCAGTACGGAAATCGGACGCAAGGCCACGGCAAATTCCGAATGGCAAGCCGATGATGAAGTCGGCATCTTCATGGCCACCGCCAATGTGGATTTGGATGACACCCCCACCCCTGTGGATGCGCGTTTCAACAAGAAGTATCTGGCTGACACAGCTTTCCAGACTTCCGGCTTCACTCCTGCTACCGCTGCCGATACCTTGAAGTGGGATGACATTTCCAACTCTACCGCTACACACTTCGACTTCATCGCCTACTATCCCTATGATGAAAACATCTCTGACCCTACGACCGTGGCCATAGACATCAACCGGAGTTCCTCGGAACAGATGACCGGGACGGCTGACTTCCTGTGGGGACGCGCCGACAACGTACAGAACAATACCTCGACGGTACGGCTGAAGCTTGACCATATGCTTTCCCGCCTGATTGTCAACATCTCCCCAAGCACGAGCGTCGATAAGGACGCCATCACGGGTGGTGTACTTTCCGTTATGGTCGAAGGCACAAGCACGCAAGGCACGTTCAACCTGGATACCGGAGCCTTGTCAGTCACAAGTTCCGTTGAGGGAATCATCATGAAGAACATCTCCCACACCCTCAGCCAAGCGGAGCAAGATGCAGGCAAGCGCAGGTTTGAAGCGGTACTGATACCTGTGGTTCACTCGGAGATCCTGCTGGATGCTTTGAAACTGGAATTTACCCTGGACTCTGATACATACACATGGGCAGCGGATTCCGTAGCTGACGAAGACAAGCACCTGATTCACTTCGACAAAAGCAAGCAGCATGTCTACAATATGACGCTCAATACGTCTGATGAAGAAGTCGCCGTTGCCGAACTCAAGATTGAGATCGGAGACTGGGATGAAAGTGACGGCGGGAACTGGGCTGCTGTCAAGCCATACAGCGTCTTCTTTTCTGGCAACAGTTCTACACGCGGTTCTGCGCCGGAACAGATGTTCGGCCTTAAAGGAACCCAAATCACACTACCGGGGTCTGGAGACTTGGAAAAGGACACCCATTATGTTTACGGATGGAATACTCAGCCTGATGGCAACGGAACCCAGTATGTCGCCGGTGATACATTCGTGATTCCTGACCATGATGTGACACTGTATGCACGGTGGCTGGTGAAGATCAAGTCAGTCTCCGCCGGATGGGGGTTCACATTAATCCTGAAGGAGGACGGGTCGCTCTGGGCTACTGGAAACAATATTTCGGGTCAATTGGGTGTCGGAGATACGAACAACAGAAGTACGCCCGTGCAGGTCTGGGATTCTACCAATGGTGACGTGAAAATGACTAATGTCGAGGAAGTTTTCACCAAATGCTATTATACAATAATTCAAAAGAAGGACGGGTCGCTCTGGGCGATGGGAAATAACCATTATGGCGAACTGGGTATCGGCGAGAATCGGAATACTAAAACCATTCCCGTTCAGATTCCGACCATGAATGATGATTTGATTGGTAATCCTGTCGTGTCAGTCGCCGTCGGAGCCTTCCATACAATGTTCCTGAAGAAGGACGAGACGCTCTGGGCGACAGGATGGAACGATAATGGCAAACTGGGTCTCAACGATACGATCGACAGAAGCACACCCGTTCCAGTCACGTTAATGAATACTGAGCCGAGCAATCCTGTCACGGATGTCTTTACCGGAAACCACTACACGGTAATGAAGAAGAAGGACGGTACGCTCTGGGCAACGGGATACAACCTGTATGGTCAACTGGGTGTCGAGGATACGAACAACCGTCTTAGTCCCGTACAGATTCCGACCATGAATACTAATCTGGATACTAATCCTGTCACGACGGTCTCCACAGGAAACGCCCATACAATGTTCCTGAAAGAGAACGGGGAACTCTGGGCAACTGGACGTAACTGGTATGGGCAACTGGGTCTAGGTGACAGCGGCGTTCTATCCAACAGAAGCAGGCCCGAGCCGGTTGCATCTATGAATACTGAGCTGGATACCAATCCTGTCGTGGCCGTCTTCACTGGAAACCACCACACAATAATCCAGAAGAAAGACGGGACATTCTGGGCAACCGGATTGAACGATTATGGTCAACTGGGTCTCGGCGATACGAACAACCGAAAGACACCTGTGCGGATCACGTCCATGGGTTCTGATGTCGTGGCTGTTTCTGGTGGAGAAAACCATACGATGTTTCTGAAAAACGACGGGACACTCTGGGCGGTTGGAAACAATGATCAAGGACAACTGGGTATCGGCACAGCACTCACCATGACAACCACACCCGTGCAGGTAATTCTCTGAGCGAAGCATGAAAAAAATACCGGCGTACACACGGCGACCAACCAACTGGTCGTCCCGGTACGCCGGTCACTTCCTTCTTTTTCTCCCCTCTCCATGGTCAGGGGGCATCGGTTAAAGTTTTCACACTTTTGCAACACCCTCTCTGCCGTTACAGAAGTCAATCGGCCTTATGTACGAACTTCCGCCTTGACCTGCCGGGCAAGCTCGGCGGCATACTCGAAAGCCTTCTTCTGGTCTTCTTCCGTGGGAGCGCCCTGAAATTCCACCGTACCGACGCAATCCCATTTCAATGTCTCTACAAATTGGTCGAACTGCTTCTGAGCCCCACCCGACCAGCCGAAGGAACCAAAACGCATGACCTTGCGCTTGTTCACGCGGCTTCGTTCAAGGATGTCCAAAACATGGTACATCGGAGGAAACATCTTGTATTCATACGTAGGCATGCCGAATATGAGGCCCGATGAACGCCATGCGTATTCAAGGATGAACGATGCATGAGTCTGGGGTACGCGGAATATGTGTAGTTTCACGCCCTCTGACGCAACTCCGGCCTTCACCGATTCCAGCAAGGACTCGGTGTTGCCGTACATGCTGCTCCAGACCAGAGTGATTTCTTCTTCCGCGGGACCGTTCATATACCGCGCAAGTTTTCCATACCATGAGAAAAGCCGTTCAATATCCTTACGCCAGAGAACGCCGTGACTGGGAGCAACCATGGTGATGGGGAGCGGAGCTAATTTTGCAAGCCCTTTCTGGACGAATGTGGAAAAGGTCGAGACTATGTTGGAATAATAACGCTCTCCCTCCTGGCGGTACAGTTCCCTTTCATCCTCGGAAAGCTCGTCTTCAAATGTATGGTCGAACAATCCGAAGGACCCGAAGGCATCACAGGAGAACAGGATGCCTGATTCCCGCTCGAAGGTCATCATCGTTTCAGGCCAATGGATATTGGGCGTTTCATAAAAAACCAATGTCCTGTCACCCAAGTCCAGCTCTTCCCCATCCTCGATGACGTGGATATTGTCGGTGACACGGAGAAAATGATGGACAAGGGGTTCCGCTTTCTTCGTGCAATAAATCTGTGCTGTCTTGTTCTTCTTGCGAAAATCGACAAGGGCACCGGTATGGTCAGGTTCCATGTGGTTGATGACCACATAATCGACATCGGCGACCTTCACGCCGATTTCTTCCATCTGTCCGGTCAAGTCGCTTTCCCCGTTCTCCCAGTCGCAGACAAAATCTATCAGGGCTGTCTTCCTGGAGCCTTTCACGACATAGGCGTTGATGAGGACGCCTTCCGGAAGGGGCCAGATACCCTCGAACAGGTCATGTGTTCCAATCCGGGTATGTACACGCCAGATGTTCTTGGCTAATTGATCGGGATGCATGTGTATCCTCCGTGGTATGAGACAAGAAAGCTCCTGTCACCGCTCGAAAGTATATCAAAAACAGGCCATCCGGTATAGAAGCCCTCTCTGCCGGAAGCGCACCGGAATGTCGATAGACTCTTGTTCGGATCATGAACGCACGCGTTCATTTTTAACAAATCAGATTGTGACCGCGTACGTTCACAATGGGAGAAGCACCAAATGGGACAGATGCAAAAATCAGAACAGGCTCCCGCCCTCGCGGTTTCGCATCCTCTCAGGTATATGTCCGGCTGGCCACTTGCCAGCCTTGCATTTCTTTTTCCCTGACTTTCCAGTCTGGCATGTACGTGGTAAGGAAGGTTTTGAAGCCCGTACCATGATTCATATGGACAAGATGGGCGACTTCATGAAGAACCAGGTATTCCCTCAGATGTCCGGGAAGCGCCAGTGACCTCAAGGAAAAACAAATCGTCCCACGGTTCGAGCAACTACCCCAGCGGGAACGGGAAGAAGTGATTTTCACTTTCACCATCTTATGTTCCAGACCAGTACGCGCCAGAATAGACGATACTTCACTTTCATAGGATTGCAAGGCGACCCTGCGGAAAAATGACATGAGAACACGTCCGACCTGCTCCTGCCCGGCATCATCTGTCACCGTGACGACCAAGGAATCATCCTCTGTCCCATGAAAGACCTCTGGCCGACCAGTATTCTTCCTTTTGACCCGAAGTGTAACAGACTGTCCCATGAAAAAGAAAGACATCCCGTCATTCCACTTCTCTCCTGTCCACGGAGGAGCTTCCGAAGCCATTTTTTCCCTGACTTTCCTAATCCATGGATATTTTTTCCTGATGATATCCTCAATGAAAGAAGATGTGCAGGAATATGACGCAGACACCTTTATCAGGCCATCAGGAGTTATCCTGATAGTGACTGTGCGTTTTCCTTTCCGGCGAACCAGCTCATACTCAAGCATAGTTCCGCCATCCATGACCATGCGGCGGGCTTGGGAAGACGCAGCATCCATGCTCACGCTCCTATCCCCAGAACAAGGGGAATCAGGAAAGGAACAGCGATTGATGTGACGATGCCGTTATAAATGGCAATCCCCACGGACGCCGCGCCAAAGTTGGAGCTTATCAAGGGCAGCGTGACATCCATCGTGGTCGCCGCGGCACTGGTCAGGGCAAGGGGCAAAGTCTTCCGTCCGAAGCGGCCAAAAAGAGGAATGAGAAAGAACGCGAGCGTCTCTCGCATCAGGTTGGCCAAGAGTGAAATTGTCCCGATCACAGGAAGTCCGAAGTCGGTTATCATCACGCTGCTCAAGGAATACCAACCCAGACCAGCAGTGATGGCCATGGACTGCCCGGCATGGCCGCCGGTGAATGGAATCAAGAGCAACGCCGCGCCCACACTTCCTGCAATGGTACACAGGGGAATGAAAAGCAGCCGGGGAGAAACAAGGAGATGGGAAAACCGTATGCCCTGCCCCATCAGGAGCATCCCCACAAGAACCATCATAAAACGAAGGAGTATGGATATCCAGCGGGAATCAAACCATGCGCCTCCGGTCGTCACGCCACATGTAATGCCCCCCAGCACGATGCCAAGAAGCAACAAGGGTTCCTTGAAGATATGCCACGCCCTCCTGAGGCCATGCGGGTCATCTCCTGTCAGAAATGCGTTTGTCTCATTCTCATGGGAGAACCCTGTTCCGCCATCCGTCTGAGCAGGCGGGGACGGGAACAGAAGCAGGAGACTTGTCAGCATGACGGAACCAATGATTGCAAGGATAGCGGACGCAAGCCCAATGATTCCCATGCGTGAAAGCATGTCCATTATGCCCTCGATGGAACCCGTGCTAATACCCATCATGAACAGGAGCAGCCAGAGAGCGGCTGTCCGGACGCGCGGCAACATGCGCCCTACCCATTCTTTTCCGGCACACAATCTGCCGAGGAAAATACCAAGGAGTAGAAACCCAATCAGTGAAGCCATGTAAAGGAAGGTAGACATTGCCCCTTGACTGTAGAATAATCTTCACACAAAAAGCAAGTATGATTTTTCAGAGTCTGTATGATGCTCTTGTCCCTTAGCCATAACGTCTGTATAGTTTTCATCATGACAAGTGAACGCATCAGCGATACGATACATAAGATTACCCTGTCCGATGGCCGCATTATCACTTTGGTGGGAACCGCCCATATCTCGCAAGAAAGCGTGACGGAGGTGTCCTCCATCATTGACCAGGTGAATCCTGACCATATCTGCATTGAACTGGACAAAGGTCGTTTCCGTACAAAGGATCAGGAAAGCTCATGGGAGACGATGGACTTGAAGAAAGTCCTGAAAGAAGGCAAGGGGTTTCTCCTTCTGGCCAACATGGTGCTGGCGTCCTTCCAAAAGCGCATGAGTGTCCAGACAGGAAGCGCTCCGGGGCAGGAAATCCTCGGAGCCGCCTATATTGCACAGGAGAAGGGCATTCCTTTTTCCTTCTGCGACCGGGAAATCCAAGTCACGTTGAAACGCGCGTGGCGCAAATCTTCACTTTGGAACAAAGCAAAACTCCTGTCCACGCTTCTTTCCAGTGCCTTCGACAAGGGAGAACTTGAGGCCGTGGACTTGG
Encoded proteins:
- a CDS encoding sodium:glutamate symporter: MVEWSYIIHIGILSVTLLFSSFLRARLRFLQVFLVPAPMIAGAFLLVFYNFVAPSLGMNNAFLGELVYHLLNISFISMLLRIEKKEVRESKNVRRSVAENVTATMSQYGLQCVFGLLLTIALISTFFPDLFPAFGYILPLSFELGAGQAYSIGLSWESMGFTGASSIGLTVAAIGFIVGNVGGVILINRAVRLGWIDKKYQETMKVESVRTGFVSKSEEKVTGSLITTDGESLDTLSYHIALVMGTYLISWGVLKGIHALLSLAGPLGEEFATSLWGINFIFSALCAIGVKNICVKIGIAHTIDDHTLNRISGLSVDLTVASSLGAISLAAITGYWIPIIFMVIVGILLTVFLLPYMCSRLFHDHSFFRMLLIYGTATGTLPTGLALVRVVDPDFETPAVSDYMYSTGIVFILAVPLLLSINLPAMSRTMNNPSLFWIALGISAIYMFGSLIAYVKMSGKRALIQPRKFFYIPAKDKD
- a CDS encoding fimbrillin family protein yields the protein MVFLTILMLLITFISCDNKLNISNTNAVRFSTEIGRKATANSEWQADDEVGIFMATANVDLDDTPTPVDARFNKKYLADTAFQTSGFTPATAADTLKWDDISNSTATHFDFIAYYPYDENISDPTTVAIDINRSSSEQMTGTADFLWGRADNVQNNTSTVRLKLDHMLSRLIVNISPSTSVDKDAITGGVLSVMVEGTSTQGTFNLDTGALSVTSSVEGIIMKNISHTLSQAEQDAGKRRFEAVLIPVVHSEILLDALKLEFTLDSDTYTWAADSVADEDKHLIHFDKSKQHVYNMTLNTSDEEVAVAELKIEIGDWDESDGGNWAAVKPYSVFFSGNSSTRGSAPEQMFGLKGTQITLPGSGDLEKDTHYVYGWNTQPDGNGTQYVAGDTFVIPDHDVTLYARWLVKIKSVSAGWGFTLILKEDGSLWATGNNISGQLGVGDTNNRSTPVQVWDSTNGDVKMTNVEEVFTKCYYTIIQKKDGSLWAMGNNHYGELGIGENRNTKTIPVQIPTMNDDLIGNPVVSVAVGAFHTMFLKKDETLWATGWNDNGKLGLNDTIDRSTPVPVTLMNTEPSNPVTDVFTGNHYTVMKKKDGTLWATGYNLYGQLGVEDTNNRLSPVQIPTMNTNLDTNPVTTVSTGNAHTMFLKENGELWATGRNWYGQLGLGDSGVLSNRSRPEPVASMNTELDTNPVVAVFTGNHHTIIQKKDGTFWATGLNDYGQLGLGDTNNRKTPVRITSMGSDVVAVSGGENHTMFLKNDGTLWAVGNNDQGQLGIGTALTMTTTPVQVIL
- a CDS encoding FprA family A-type flavoprotein, which produces MHPDQLAKNIWRVHTRIGTHDLFEGIWPLPEGVLINAYVVKGSRKTALIDFVCDWENGESDLTGQMEEIGVKVADVDYVVINHMEPDHTGALVDFRKKNKTAQIYCTKKAEPLVHHFLRVTDNIHVIEDGEELDLGDRTLVFYETPNIHWPETMMTFERESGILFSCDAFGSFGLFDHTFEDELSEDERELYRQEGERYYSNIVSTFSTFVQKGLAKLAPLPITMVAPSHGVLWRKDIERLFSWYGKLARYMNGPAEEEITLVWSSMYGNTESLLESVKAGVASEGVKLHIFRVPQTHASFILEYAWRSSGLIFGMPTYEYKMFPPMYHVLDILERSRVNKRKVMRFGSFGWSGGAQKQFDQFVETLKWDCVGTVEFQGAPTEEDQKKAFEYAAELARQVKAEVRT
- a CDS encoding M48 family metallopeptidase, with translation MDAASSQARRMVMDGGTMLEYELVRRKGKRTVTIRITPDGLIKVSASYSCTSSFIEDIIRKKYPWIRKVREKMASEAPPWTGEKWNDGMSFFFMGQSVTLRVKRKNTGRPEVFHGTEDDSLVVTVTDDAGQEQVGRVLMSFFRRVALQSYESEVSSILARTGLEHKMVKVKITSSRSRWGSCSNRGTICFSLRSLALPGHLREYLVLHEVAHLVHMNHGTGFKTFLTTYMPDWKVREKEMQGWQVASRTYT
- a CDS encoding lysine exporter LysO family protein, with product MSTFLYMASLIGFLLLGIFLGRLCAGKEWVGRMLPRVRTAALWLLLFMMGISTGSIEGIMDMLSRMGIIGLASAILAIIGSVMLTSLLLLFPSPPAQTDGGTGFSHENETNAFLTGDDPHGLRRAWHIFKEPLLLLGIVLGGITCGVTTGGAWFDSRWISILLRFMMVLVGMLLMGQGIRFSHLLVSPRLLFIPLCTIAGSVGAALLLIPFTGGHAGQSMAITAGLGWYSLSSVMITDFGLPVIGTISLLANLMRETLAFFLIPLFGRFGRKTLPLALTSAAATTMDVTLPLISSNFGAASVGIAIYNGIVTSIAVPFLIPLVLGIGA